The nucleotide sequence GCCTGCCCGGTGACGGAGGAGGAAGTTGTGCAACTGCCAGTGGCAGGCAACCCTTATATCCTCTGCGTGGCCCATACCTACCCCCATAAACAGGTGCATCTGTTGATTGAAGCCTTTTCTCTGCTGGCCGAAAAGATTCCTCATCATTTGGTCTTGGTGGGGCGACCAAGGAGAGGGGAAGCACGGGTTCAGGAGAGCCTTGCTGCTTGTGTGGCCAGGGAGCGGATCCACCGTCTTTCCGGTTTGGAGTATACGGCATTGCGTTCGCTGTATCAGCAGGCCGATGTCTTTGTCCTGCCCTCGGAGTACGAGGGCTTTGGCCTGCCCGTTTTGGAGGCCTTGCTTGCTGGCACACCAGTGGTCACCACAAAGAAGGCCTCGCTGCCCGAAGTGGGCGGGGATTGTGCTGTCTATGTGCCGCAGAGTTCTCCAGAGGCCTTTGCCCAGGTAATCACCGAGGTCCTTGGAAAGACTTCGAGCGAACAGGAGGCAGTGATCGCCAGGGGTCAGGCCTGGGCCCAGGGGTTTACCTGGAAAAAATCAGCTCGCCGTACCTTGCAGATACTCAGAGAGCTTGCTGGCGCTCGTTGATCTTTTCTGAGGTAGAATATTTTTTGTTTGCAATGGTCAAGCGGTTATGCAAAACTTTGGTATAAATTTTTGTCCTGTTCCTGCATGGGGCAGGATATTTTTCTTTCACCCTCAGTAAAAAAAGAGCACCATGAAATGGTTTAAAAAAAAGGAGAAACTCTCTCAGGAGGAGAGTGACAAGCAAGATGTCACCCGTGGTTTGCTTATCTTTGCCCACCCGACAACGGTTATTGATGTTGAACATATCCTTCGGGAAGAAGGGTATGAAATTCGTGTTGTCAGCCCGCCACCGTCGTATCGTACCGGCTGTGACCTTAGTGTGGAATTTCCCATGGAGGCAGAAGCCGCTATTACCGAGTTGCTCAATACTGCGAATCTTACCCCCCTGGATGTCGTTCCCATTACCTCCAAGGGTATGGAGCCGCTCCATTTTGTTCGCAAGAAATGGTACGGTAAATACCTTATGGTCAGGGCGGCCAATATGAAGATAACTGTGGATACCGAGACCAAGATCATCGTCAATATCTCCGGTGGCGGCTGTCCTGATGTCCCCCATCTGGCAACGGAACTCATTGGCCAACATATCAGCGAGGCCCCTGATCTCACTGAGGTCGGCTTTTCTCTTTGTGCCTACTCATTGAACACTGCCCGGGAAGAGCTTGTCCGGGAAATAGGAGCGTAATTATGTTGTTGTTAGCCGGAGCAGTTCCTGTTGAAGATCTTCCGCTTCTGGTAGGACCTGTTGCTTATAATGAAAAGGGAATAACCATTGATGGTCACGAGCTTGCTATCAATCGGGGGAATGAAGCCATGATGACCTCTGCCTGTATCACCTGTCGGGAGTATGGGGTGGAGGCACCCATCGGCATCGTGGCCGGGGATATTGGTAAACGCAAGGGAAGCGAGGCGATCTATAAACATCTCGCTGCTCATCTCCCGGAAATGGGGGCCAAGGTGATGACCCTTCATTATGTGATGCCGGATCTGCGGCTCAATAAAAAGGTGCTGGCCACCATTGACACCATGGAACAGAAGCCGCGTATGATTGCCGATGCAGGCAGCATGTACGTGGCCAAGGCCGGTGGAGATGCCCATTATTACGAGGTGTTTACCCCGGATCTGGGCGAGACCGCTTTTCTGGCCGATGATAAGGCCGATCATCCCAGCTTCACCCGAGGCTTTATTTTTAATATGGAAGAGGATGTACCTGAGCTGATCCGCCGGGCCTATGAGGGCAAAAATGCCACCAGGACCATGTTTGTCAAAGGGGCGATTGATTATATCTGTCAGGACGGTGAAATCGTTGATACCATCAGCGAGCCGAGCATTGAGACCATGGAGCCCATTGGTGGGACCGGGGACCTCATTACCGGCATGATCAGTGGCTTGATCTATGCTGGCGTTGATCCCTTACAGGCCTGCCGGATTGCTGGACGGACTAACCGGGTGGCTGGCGAGTTGTCCCAGCCCACGCCTGCAACTCAGGTTCAGGAGATCCTGCGTTGTCTGCCCAGGGCCCTGGATAGGGTGCATAAGGAATTGGGGTTGTAGGAGATTTCCTGTAACTACTCGATCCAATAAAGGCCGCTTTCAGAAATGATGAAAGCGGCCTTTCCTGTTTTTTATGCTCTTTTATGCTGCTGCGTCGGGAATAAAAGGGTTTCCGAGGAAAGCGATTTCTGATCGTCTCGAAAATGTCTTACGTTTCAAGTGCCCTATGAGGTGTTTGAAAAGCTGGCAGGGTGGATGGGTCCCGATTTCCCATTTTTTCAGGGGATGAAAAAAGCTCAGCTGCTGTCAAACTGTCATCTGTTCCACGTAACCATCACAACCCGGCCTCCTGACAGGCCTGGGCTACAATCATATTCCTGTTGCCCTGGATTTGCTCAATTAGCCGGGCGCGTTCGCATTCCCAGCGATCCACCGGGTCCATCCGGTTCCAGGCCTCAAAGAGCTTGACGTTCTTGCCGGAGATCACTCCGCGATGGTAGGCGGACTCCATGTACATATAGGTGCGGGCGATGTCGCCGAATTTATCATCCGGCGGCTCGGCCTTTTGGTCTTCAATCTCCATATTACACTGGCCGTACTCGCGCAGCTCTCCCTGCAACATGGCATAGCTGTAGTTGCTGCGATCGCCGTTGACCTCGCCGATGGCCGGGACCAGGTTATACATGTCCGCCTGCATCAGCTTAAACTGCGGGCTGGTCTTGGATGCGCATCTGCGGCCCGCATAGGGCTCGCCCTTGCTGTCCAGGCAGTCTGGATGCCCGTCCCTCCATTCTGCAAAGCTCTGACCAAAGGCCTCTGCTGGCACAATATGCTCCCACTCCACCCGGTTGGCCCTGGTCTCGTTCATACGGTAGTGAAAGCCGCTTTGGCTGTGGTCGAGATTGAACTCTTCATCAAAGCTGCTGCCGCAGTAAAAGGTGGTGAAGGAACCGGCCTGGACATAGAGTTTTTTGAGCTGAGTCTTGGCGGTGGAAAAAGAGGTGATGCTGGTATTGCCGTCTGTTGCAGGTAGATTGTTGATAGCGATGCTGCCGCCGCCGGTCCCTGTGGGTGTGGGATAGAAAATGGCCTGGAGTTCTGGTGGGATATACTGCCGGAGGAACTCCGGGGTGCTGCCTTTGAAGATCATAAACCCTCCGGCAACAAGGAGGATCAGCAGGGTGGTGATAATGCTTTTCATGGGACTGGTCTTCTTTCTTCGTTTGGCCATGCGGGGCTCCTGATGGTCTGTTGTTCTCTTTCCTCAGATGTTGGTGAATTGTTGTGAAGAGAAAAGTATACAACATCTTGGTCGGCATTGATAGGGATGATGTGCCGTATCCATGCCTTGTTTTGCTGGCGTTCGAGGTACTCAAGGAAAACATTGCTGAGGAAATGTCGGGAATATGACGGCTTTTTATGGCGACGGCAGGGCGTACCCGTTGGATTTGTTGGTCTTTCTGAACGTGATTGTATCAGTACTGATCAGGATAATCATGTCCTCATCCGGGAGAACCACATCACCTGCACTTCTCCCGGAAAATTATATGCTTTTTTACGATAGGGCAGTAAGCGCACTCTGGTAATCCGGCTCTTCTGCTATTTCAGGAACCAGCTGCGTGTAGATCACCTTCCCTGCCTCATCAATGACCACAATCGCCCTGGCAAAGAGTCCGGCCAGTGCGCTGTCAGTAATACGGACCCCATAGTCCTTACCAAAAGCATCCGACCGCAGCTCTGAAGCAGAGGTCACACTCTCCAGGCCTTCTGCACCACAGAAACGGTCAAGGGCAAAGGGCAGATCACGGGAAATGCAGAGTATTTCTGTGTTCTCCAATTTGCCCGCTTCATCATTAAAACGGCGAACACTGGCCGCACATACCGGGGTGTCCACGCTGGGGAAGATGTTGAGTACGAGTTTTTTCCCCTTATAATCACCTAAGGAGACGTCATTCAGGTCAGTCTTGGTTAAGGAAAAGTCAGGTGCGGCTTGTCCCACAGCGGGCAGCTCACCTGTCGTGTTAACCGGTGTTCCTTGAAATGTAACTTGCGCCATTGTGTTTTCCTCCTGTTAGATTGTTGGGTTCGTACATACTGAAAAAAGGTTGATCGGGTTGTACCCGTCACAGCCTCTTACTGATGGAAAGAAAGAATTCCACACCTGCATGTTTGCCAGGTTCACACCAGGCTTTCCCGCCATGCTGTTCAGCGATCTCTTGAACGATCGCAAGGCCAAAACCAAGCCCCTCTGTGCTCGACGAATTCCTGCCCTGCTCCCACAACACAAAGATTTTGTCGTAATCTTCTTCAGGGATACCAACGCCGTTATCTTTTACAGAGAGAATATGGAATCTGTCGGATTCTGTATAGCCTATCTTTATCTCATCCAACCCTTCTCCTCCGTATTTTAAGGCATTTTGGACAAGATTACGCAAAACTCGCAATAAGGCTAATCTATCAGCCTTTATTACAGGGAGATTTGCAGGTGCAGTCAATGCTATTCGTCGATGCATTAAAGGGGTGTTGAACTCGTATTGTATCTCCTGAAAAAGCTCTGTTAATTTGACTTCTTCGAATTTCAGCAGTTTTTTTTGGGTCAATATGTATGTGTTGATATGCTCAATAAGTGCAGCCATCTGCTCAGAAGAATTGATGATTTGATCACAAGATTCTCTTCCTTTTTCATCAAGGAGATGGCCGTGTTTATTACGGAGTCGATTTGTCAGCCCGCAGAGCGCAATGGTTGGGTTTTTGAGATCATGGGCCATTGTATAGGCAAAGCGTTTGACCTGTTCAGACTTTTCTTCCAGATTTTTGAGAAGCGGATTGGTTATTTTAAAAAACAGGGCAACCCCGATGGTGATGATAAGCACTGCAACTGAGCCGCTCAGCAAACCTGCTCGAATAAATGGTTGCCGCACTTCTGCAAGATCGATTTTGGCGACGATTCCAAGGTTCAGTTCTGCCACTGGTTCATAGGCAGCAAGGACTTTTTCCCCGCGATAATCAAGCCCGATTATTGTCCCGGATCTGCCGGATAAGGCCTGACGCATTGGCTCAGCCAATGGCGAATCCCAGGGCACCGGCTTCAGCTGGTTACGATCATAATGACGATGGCTCAAGAGGAAGATAATTTGATCCTTCTTTTTTACTGAGAGAGTAAATTCGCCAGTTTCACCAAAACCCCGATACATAGAATGCGCATCTATGATTTGCCGGAGCGTGGCCTCTTTTTTGCCAAGGGGGAAGGTCGTGTTGTATATCTTATTGAAACGGGCAACGGCTTCAATAAAACGGGCCTGACTATCAACAGTTTCTATGAGTCGTGATTTTTGTTGGTTGATGGCCGTCTGATAAAGAATGGTGACCGTGACCGCCTCGACAATAAGAACAATAACGGTCATTATCAAACTCAATAAGATTACTCGACCGTAGGGTTTCATTTGCCTTTTTTGTGGTTCTTTGCATTCTGTCGGAAAATACTTGGCAAGGGGCATTGTGAGAAACGAAACACATTGCGTGATACCCTGGCATTCAGGCAAGTTCTCTCTGAGAACCGTCTCTTCTCATCAAGGTGATGTTTCGATCACGCTTATTATGATAAAAAACACAAACATCATAAGGCTAGAAAGTCAAGGGAAAACAAGAGGGGAAAGAAGATCTTTCATTCATGCCGCAGCGCATCAATAGGATCAAGGCGGGCAGCCTTGAGGGCTGGGAAATAGCCGAACACCACTCCGACGGCAGCGGAGAAGAGGAAGGCGATACCGATTATTTCCAGGTCCGGGAGAAAGGGAATCGCCATCATCCGACAGAGCCCGTAGGAGGTGCTTAACGCAAGGATAATGCCGAAGATACCGCCAAAGGAGGACAGCACTACCGACTCAATCAGGAACTGAAGCAGCACCTCGTGTTCAAAGGCGCCAATGGCCAGGCGGATCCCGATTTCCCGAGTGCGTTCGGTCACCGAGACCAGCATGATATTCATGATGCCGATGCCGCCCACCAGCAGGCTGACCGCAGCCACTGCACTGAGCAGGGTGGTCATAGTCTTGGTGGTATTGGTGAGCATGGAAGCGAATTCCTTGGAATCCCAGATCCTGAAATTATCCTCTTCATTGTCCGCCAGATGTCGGCGCTCGCGCAGGAGTTTGGTCAGGTCCTCGGCAACCTTTGTTGTGGCAATACCGTCCATGACAGAGACCTGAATTCGTGCAATATTGCGGTTGCCGCGAAAGCGGCGTTGCACTGCTGCCAGGGGCATAACGATGGAATCATCCGGGTTCCTCCATCCCATACTGGATTGCCCCTTTTCCCGGAGCAGCCCCACCACCTGGCAGGAGACCTTACCCAGGCGGATCTTTCTGCCCACCGGGTCTGTGTTGGGGAAGAGATTGCTGCGCACGGTCTCCCCGATGACGCAGACCGCTTTTCCGGAGCGTAACTCTGCGTCTTCAAATGGTCTGCCATCGACAATGGTCCAGTTCCCTATAGTAAAATACGTATTGGTACTGCCGGTGATACTGGTGGACCAGTTGCGGTTGCCAGCCACTGCGGTGGTATTGGTTGAGCAGATCGGTGCCACCGCATTCAGAGCGGCAATCTCGTGACGAATCGCCTTTACATCGCGCAGGGTGAAGCTGGGTGCAGGTCCCCGATGGTGGCCCGGAACAATGGTCAGGACATTGGTGCCCTGGGCCGCGATCTGGTCGGTGACCTGGGCCGTGGTGCCGTTGCCGATGGTCACCAGGGTGATGACTGCGGCCACGCCGATGATGATGCCCAGCACGGTCAGCACCGAACGCAGGACATTGCGCCGGATATCACGCAGGGCCAGGAGAATCATTTTGATAATCATTCAGTCCTCCTTTTCTTGTGCATCTGAAGCCACCCTGCCGTCAACAAAGCGGATGATCCTTTTGGTGTATTCCGCCATTTCCGGTTCATGGGTGACCATGACAA is from Candidatus Electrothrix sp. GW3-4 and encodes:
- a CDS encoding glycosyltransferase family 1 protein → MRIGINTLFLVPGDVGGTEIYLRRNLLAMVADNPHDVFVLFTTLDNQGLFRDDLKGFANVEYVRLPVRAAIRPLRIICEQLLLPWSVWQSKVAVLWSPGYTAPALCNCPQAVTVHDLQYKKHPDDLTFLERFTLDALVRTACRRCAAVIAVSAFSREEILRYGFTSEKKLQAVLEGVEPDFACPVTEEEVVQLPVAGNPYILCVAHTYPHKQVHLLIEAFSLLAEKIPHHLVLVGRPRRGEARVQESLAACVARERIHRLSGLEYTALRSLYQQADVFVLPSEYEGFGLPVLEALLAGTPVVTTKKASLPEVGGDCAVYVPQSSPEAFAQVITEVLGKTSSEQEAVIARGQAWAQGFTWKKSARRTLQILRELAGAR
- a CDS encoding endonuclease; protein product: MAKRRKKTSPMKSIITTLLILLVAGGFMIFKGSTPEFLRQYIPPELQAIFYPTPTGTGGGSIAINNLPATDGNTSITSFSTAKTQLKKLYVQAGSFTTFYCGSSFDEEFNLDHSQSGFHYRMNETRANRVEWEHIVPAEAFGQSFAEWRDGHPDCLDSKGEPYAGRRCASKTSPQFKLMQADMYNLVPAIGEVNGDRSNYSYAMLQGELREYGQCNMEIEDQKAEPPDDKFGDIARTYMYMESAYHRGVISGKNVKLFEAWNRMDPVDRWECERARLIEQIQGNRNMIVAQACQEAGL
- a CDS encoding ABC transporter permease, with the protein product MIIKMILLALRDIRRNVLRSVLTVLGIIIGVAAVITLVTIGNGTTAQVTDQIAAQGTNVLTIVPGHHRGPAPSFTLRDVKAIRHEIAALNAVAPICSTNTTAVAGNRNWSTSITGSTNTYFTIGNWTIVDGRPFEDAELRSGKAVCVIGETVRSNLFPNTDPVGRKIRLGKVSCQVVGLLREKGQSSMGWRNPDDSIVMPLAAVQRRFRGNRNIARIQVSVMDGIATTKVAEDLTKLLRERRHLADNEEDNFRIWDSKEFASMLTNTTKTMTTLLSAVAAVSLLVGGIGIMNIMLVSVTERTREIGIRLAIGAFEHEVLLQFLIESVVLSSFGGIFGIILALSTSYGLCRMMAIPFLPDLEIIGIAFLFSAAVGVVFGYFPALKAARLDPIDALRHE
- the tpx gene encoding thiol peroxidase, with the protein product MAQVTFQGTPVNTTGELPAVGQAAPDFSLTKTDLNDVSLGDYKGKKLVLNIFPSVDTPVCAASVRRFNDEAGKLENTEILCISRDLPFALDRFCGAEGLESVTSASELRSDAFGKDYGVRITDSALAGLFARAIVVIDEAGKVIYTQLVPEIAEEPDYQSALTALS
- a CDS encoding DUF3343 domain-containing protein, producing MKWFKKKEKLSQEESDKQDVTRGLLIFAHPTTVIDVEHILREEGYEIRVVSPPPSYRTGCDLSVEFPMEAEAAITELLNTANLTPLDVVPITSKGMEPLHFVRKKWYGKYLMVRAANMKITVDTETKIIVNISGGGCPDVPHLATELIGQHISEAPDLTEVGFSLCAYSLNTAREELVREIGA
- a CDS encoding ATP-binding protein; the protein is MTVIVLIVEAVTVTILYQTAINQQKSRLIETVDSQARFIEAVARFNKIYNTTFPLGKKEATLRQIIDAHSMYRGFGETGEFTLSVKKKDQIIFLLSHRHYDRNQLKPVPWDSPLAEPMRQALSGRSGTIIGLDYRGEKVLAAYEPVAELNLGIVAKIDLAEVRQPFIRAGLLSGSVAVLIITIGVALFFKITNPLLKNLEEKSEQVKRFAYTMAHDLKNPTIALCGLTNRLRNKHGHLLDEKGRESCDQIINSSEQMAALIEHINTYILTQKKLLKFEEVKLTELFQEIQYEFNTPLMHRRIALTAPANLPVIKADRLALLRVLRNLVQNALKYGGEGLDEIKIGYTESDRFHILSVKDNGVGIPEEDYDKIFVLWEQGRNSSSTEGLGFGLAIVQEIAEQHGGKAWCEPGKHAGVEFFLSISKRL
- a CDS encoding NAD(P)H-hydrate dehydratase, with the protein product MLLLAGAVPVEDLPLLVGPVAYNEKGITIDGHELAINRGNEAMMTSACITCREYGVEAPIGIVAGDIGKRKGSEAIYKHLAAHLPEMGAKVMTLHYVMPDLRLNKKVLATIDTMEQKPRMIADAGSMYVAKAGGDAHYYEVFTPDLGETAFLADDKADHPSFTRGFIFNMEEDVPELIRRAYEGKNATRTMFVKGAIDYICQDGEIVDTISEPSIETMEPIGGTGDLITGMISGLIYAGVDPLQACRIAGRTNRVAGELSQPTPATQVQEILRCLPRALDRVHKELGL